The sequence below is a genomic window from Denitratisoma sp. DHT3.
GACGGGAACGGCCGACGGCATCGGCCGCCTGCTGATGGGTCATGCCGAACTCGTCGATCAGGCGTTGCAGGCCGGCCGCCTCTTCCAGCGGGTTGAGGTCCTCGCGCTGGATGTTCTCGATCAGCGACATGGCCAGTGCCGCGTCATCCGGAATATCCCGGATCAGCACCGGCACTTCGGCCATACCGGCGATCTGCGAAGCGCGCCAGCGCCGTTCGCCGGCGATGATCTCGTAGCGCTCCTGGCCGCCGACCAGGCCGACGGGCCGCACCGAGATCGGCTGGATCAGGCCCTGGGACTTGATCGAGGCCGCCAGTTCCTCCAGGGAACCCGGGTCCATGCGCGTGCGCGGCTGGTACTTGCCCGGCTGCAGGCTAACCACCGGCAGCGTGTCCTGACGGCTACCTTCGGGGCTGTTGTTGGCGGCCAGCAAGGCATCCAGCCCGCGGCCGAGGCCTTTGAGTTTCGGGGGATTCATCCAGCTTCCTTCCAAGATTTGACGCGTTCCACCATTTCCTCGGCAAAGGCCAGGTAAGCCTGGGCGCCTTTGGCGGTCCTGTCGAACACCACGCCGGGCATGCCGTAGCTGGGCGCCTCGGCCAGGCGCACATTGCGCGGCACCAGGGTCTTGAACACCTTGTCGCCGAAGTGCTGCTCGAGTTGGTCGGAGACCTGCTTGGACAGCGTGCTGCGGTTGTCGAACATCACCCGCAGCAGGCCGATGATCTTCAGATCCCGGTTCAGATTGGCATGGACCTTCTTGATGGTATTCACCAGATCGGACAGGCCCTCCAGCGCGTAATACTCGCACTGCATCGGAATGATCACGCCATGCGCCGCACAAAGGCCGTTCAAGGTCAGCATCGACAAAGAGGGCGGGCAGTCGATGAGGACGAAGTCGTAATCGTCGCGGTGCGCGTGGAGCGCCTGCTTCAGCCGCATTTCGCGCTGCTCCAGGCTCACCATTTCCACTTCGGCGCCGGCCAGGTCCCGATTGGCGGGAAGCACGTCGAAGCGGGCCTCATACTTGGCGGAAGGCGACGGCTGACGCGCGTCGCCCAACCCGGCCAGGCCCAGCAGCACTTGATAGACCGAGCAGTCCAGGCTGCGCTTGTCCACCCCGCTGCCCATGGTGGCATTGCCCTGCGGGTCCAGATCCACCAGCAGGGTGCGTTGCCCCTGCTGGGCCAGGGCCGCGGCCAGGTTGACACTGGTGGTGGTCTTGCCCACCCCGCCCTTCTGGTTGGCGATGGCGAAGATATGCATCGTCAGCTTCTCTCCAGTACGATTAAATGTCTTCGGGCCTCCAGCCCCGGCACCCGCAGCGGATGGCTTGCCGCCACCCGCCAGGTGGCAGGCAGACGGGCGATTTCCTCGGCCGGGAACACGCCTTTCATCGCCAGCAGGCGGCCCCCGGGCACGGCCAGGTGGCCGGCCAGACGCACGAAATCCGCCAGTTCGGCAAAGGCGCGGGACGTCACTGCATCGAATTGTCCCGCAAAGTCCTCCACCCGGCCGCAATGGACCGTGAAATTTTCCAGCTTCAATTCGATCCGGGCCTGCTGCTGG
It includes:
- a CDS encoding ParB/RepB/Spo0J family partition protein — translated: MNPPKLKGLGRGLDALLAANNSPEGSRQDTLPVVSLQPGKYQPRTRMDPGSLEELAASIKSQGLIQPISVRPVGLVGGQERYEIIAGERRWRASQIAGMAEVPVLIRDIPDDAALAMSLIENIQREDLNPLEEAAGLQRLIDEFGMTHQQAADAVGRSRPAATNLLRLLHLAKPAQDMLMAGDIEMGHARALLPLPKSEQGRVASLVVDKGFSVRETERIVNRELHPVEKKPADRGADRDLLRLEEELSDGLGAMVKIAANRKGAGSVTIRFASLDQLDGILSRLR
- a CDS encoding ParA family protein, with the protein product MHIFAIANQKGGVGKTTTSVNLAAALAQQGQRTLLVDLDPQGNATMGSGVDKRSLDCSVYQVLLGLAGLGDARQPSPSAKYEARFDVLPANRDLAGAEVEMVSLEQREMRLKQALHAHRDDYDFVLIDCPPSLSMLTLNGLCAAHGVIIPMQCEYYALEGLSDLVNTIKKVHANLNRDLKIIGLLRVMFDNRSTLSKQVSDQLEQHFGDKVFKTLVPRNVRLAEAPSYGMPGVVFDRTAKGAQAYLAFAEEMVERVKSWKEAG